In Synechococcus sp. CB0101, a genomic segment contains:
- the crtE gene encoding geranylgeranyl diphosphate synthase CrtE gives MTAAATMTSFDFAAYLEASRLKVEAALDGSLGPERPESLRESMRYSLLAGGKRLRPILCLAACELAGGDSAQAMPTAVALEMIHTMSLIHDDLPAMDNDDLRRGMPTNHKVYGEANAILAGDALLTRAFEMVALRSPGVPAEQLLKVVGELSLASGAPGLVGGQVVDLECEGKNVDLETLEYIHLHKTGALLRACVLTGALIAGAPDALLEALRTYARGIGLAFQIIDDILDVTASSEVLGKTAGKDLTADKTTYPKLLGLEESRKRADALVAEAKAALEPWSAGGKAAPLLALADYITSRDR, from the coding sequence ATGACCGCGGCCGCCACCATGACCAGCTTCGACTTTGCGGCCTATCTGGAGGCGTCGCGGCTGAAGGTGGAAGCGGCCCTGGATGGATCCCTGGGCCCCGAGCGGCCCGAAAGCCTGCGGGAGTCGATGCGCTACTCCCTGTTGGCCGGCGGTAAGCGGCTGCGGCCGATTCTCTGCCTAGCGGCCTGTGAGCTGGCGGGAGGCGACAGCGCACAAGCGATGCCCACCGCCGTGGCGCTGGAGATGATCCACACCATGTCGCTGATCCATGACGATCTCCCCGCCATGGACAACGACGATCTACGCCGCGGCATGCCCACCAACCACAAGGTGTACGGCGAAGCCAACGCGATCCTGGCGGGCGATGCCCTGCTCACCCGCGCCTTCGAGATGGTGGCCCTGCGCAGCCCCGGCGTGCCCGCTGAGCAGCTGCTCAAGGTGGTGGGCGAACTCAGCCTGGCCTCCGGCGCCCCTGGCCTGGTGGGCGGTCAGGTGGTGGATCTGGAGTGCGAGGGCAAAAACGTGGATCTCGAGACGCTCGAGTACATCCACCTGCACAAGACCGGTGCCCTGCTGCGGGCCTGCGTGCTCACCGGCGCCCTGATCGCTGGTGCCCCTGATGCCCTCTTGGAGGCGCTGCGCACCTATGCCCGCGGCATCGGCCTGGCCTTCCAGATCATCGACGACATTCTCGATGTGACCGCCAGCAGTGAGGTCCTCGGCAAGACCGCCGGCAAGGACCTCACTGCGGATAAGACCACCTATCCGAAGCTGCTGGGCCTGGAGGAGTCGCGCAAGCGCGCCGATGCTTTGGTGGCGGAGGCCAAAGCGGCCCTGGAGCCCTGGAGTGCCGGCGGCAAGGCCGCACCCCTGCTGGCCCTGGCCGACTACATCACGAGCCGCGATCGATGA
- the folD gene encoding bifunctional methylenetetrahydrofolate dehydrogenase/methenyltetrahydrofolate cyclohydrolase FolD, producing the protein MATRLDGRQLAATIEERLQAVVAERLERAGRPPGLAVLRVGDDPASGVYVANKEKACSRIGITNLGAHLPAHTPAAEVLSTIQRLNADPAVDGILLQLPLPAGLDERPLLAAIDPEKDADGLHTLNLGRLLKGEPGPRSCTPAGVMALLADAGVELAGKRAVVVGRSILVGQPMALMLQAANATVSIGHSRTEDLAALTRQADVLVVAAGKPRMIGAEHVKPGAVVVDVGIHRIEAEDGGKARLCGDVRFEEVEPIATAISPVPGGVGPMTVTLLLVNTVASWCQRCGLDQPLADLLP; encoded by the coding sequence ATGGCCACGCGTCTGGATGGCCGCCAGCTGGCGGCAACGATCGAAGAGCGGTTGCAGGCGGTGGTGGCCGAACGGTTGGAGCGGGCCGGGCGCCCGCCGGGCCTGGCGGTGCTGCGGGTGGGCGATGACCCCGCCAGTGGGGTGTACGTGGCCAACAAAGAAAAAGCTTGCAGCCGGATCGGCATCACCAACCTCGGTGCTCACCTGCCGGCCCACACCCCGGCGGCGGAGGTGCTCAGCACGATTCAGCGCCTCAATGCCGATCCGGCCGTGGACGGGATTCTGCTGCAGCTGCCCCTGCCGGCTGGCCTCGATGAGCGGCCGCTGTTGGCGGCGATCGATCCGGAAAAAGATGCCGATGGCTTGCACACCCTCAACCTGGGCCGCCTGCTGAAGGGGGAACCCGGCCCTCGCAGCTGCACCCCTGCCGGTGTGATGGCCTTGCTGGCGGATGCCGGGGTGGAGCTGGCCGGCAAGCGTGCCGTGGTGGTGGGCCGCAGCATCCTGGTGGGGCAGCCGATGGCGCTGATGCTGCAGGCCGCCAATGCCACGGTGAGCATTGGTCACTCCCGCACCGAGGATCTGGCGGCACTCACCCGCCAGGCGGATGTGCTGGTCGTGGCGGCCGGCAAGCCGCGCATGATCGGCGCCGAGCACGTGAAGCCGGGGGCTGTGGTGGTGGATGTGGGCATCCACCGCATCGAGGCTGAAGACGGCGGGAAGGCTCGCCTGTGTGGCGATGTGCGTTTTGAAGAGGTGGAGCCGATCGCTACGGCCATCAGCCCCGTGCCCGGCGGGGTGGGTCCGATGACGGTGACCCTGCTGCTGGTGAACACGGTGGCCAGCTGGTGCCAGCGCTGCGGGCTCGATCAACCGTTGGCGGATCTGTTGCCATAA
- a CDS encoding HDIG domain-containing metalloprotein, protein MRLRRGLLRLELPRQALTPWRRRDGFALLLAALLVALLSSWPWLVEPSLRPGVPAPFTVRAPKTATVVDSDALEQRRSQLGPRTHVQVVDPRINRELEQRLERQLKAIQQLASTNQEQVAPLELSLDERDWLASQSPAVLRGWEENLRQAQRRMLQQGLVSSVAHRQLEQAAQLQLDDLAEPGRSLGSRVVASSLQGRSNLRIDAALSQRLIEDLLTQQGIPTIKVREGELITRQGQPISNQAYAVLDYFGLVNRRPLIGAWLLHAGEALAACGVLVLVLRQNRASLEPRQALLALGLLLIVQGFKLWLGAAASPLALLVPATLLLAQGLGTTAGLAWVAIAALLWPLPLAPFNDQRILVAAGVAAATAVLAGRQRSRAQLLQLALLIPVGALVAEWLLLQLAVASGEGDGRLPVGADLPGEAVLLGGLLLGVLLISPLVESFFDLLTRARLLELADLERPLLRRLSCEAPGTFEHTLMICGLAEEGGRAIQADTDLIRTGALYHDVGKLHGPQWFIENQMGSDNPHDKLDDPQLSAGILQAHVDEGLKLARRYRLPRPLADFIPEHQGTLKMGYFLHEARRRDPNIREADYRYRGPIPRSRETAVLMLADGCEAALRSLPPDTSEQEARAMVRRIVEARWRDGQLLDSGLSLAELELLVRAFVRVWRRMRHRRIPYPIPARKGYSA, encoded by the coding sequence ATGCGGCTCCGGCGCGGGCTGTTGCGGCTGGAGCTGCCGCGGCAGGCGCTCACGCCCTGGCGCCGGCGTGACGGCTTTGCACTTCTGCTGGCTGCCCTGCTCGTGGCGCTGCTCTCCAGCTGGCCATGGCTGGTGGAGCCAAGCCTGAGACCGGGTGTGCCCGCCCCATTCACGGTGCGTGCCCCCAAAACCGCCACCGTGGTGGATTCCGACGCCCTGGAGCAGCGCCGCTCCCAACTCGGGCCGCGCACCCACGTGCAGGTGGTGGATCCGCGCATCAACCGCGAACTGGAACAGCGGCTGGAACGGCAGCTGAAGGCGATTCAGCAGCTGGCCAGCACCAACCAGGAGCAGGTGGCCCCCCTCGAACTCAGCCTCGACGAGCGCGACTGGCTGGCGAGCCAATCCCCCGCCGTGCTTCGGGGGTGGGAGGAGAACCTGCGCCAGGCCCAGCGGCGCATGCTCCAGCAGGGTCTGGTGAGCAGCGTGGCCCACCGCCAACTGGAGCAGGCCGCGCAGTTGCAGTTGGACGACCTGGCAGAACCTGGCCGCAGCCTGGGTAGCCGCGTAGTGGCGAGCTCCCTGCAGGGCCGCAGCAACCTGCGTATCGATGCCGCCCTGAGCCAGCGGCTGATCGAAGACCTACTCACCCAGCAGGGCATCCCCACCATCAAGGTGCGCGAAGGCGAGCTGATTACCCGCCAAGGCCAGCCGATCAGCAACCAGGCCTATGCAGTGCTCGATTACTTCGGCCTGGTGAACCGCAGGCCGTTGATCGGAGCCTGGCTGCTGCATGCCGGTGAGGCCCTGGCCGCCTGTGGCGTGTTGGTGCTGGTCTTACGCCAAAACCGAGCCAGCCTCGAGCCCCGCCAGGCGCTGCTGGCCCTGGGGCTGCTGTTGATCGTGCAGGGGTTCAAGCTCTGGCTGGGAGCGGCCGCCAGTCCGCTGGCGCTGCTGGTGCCCGCCACCTTGCTGCTGGCCCAGGGTCTGGGCACCACAGCCGGCCTCGCCTGGGTGGCGATCGCGGCGCTGCTCTGGCCGCTGCCGTTGGCTCCGTTCAACGACCAGCGCATCTTGGTCGCTGCCGGCGTGGCCGCCGCGACGGCGGTGTTGGCGGGAAGGCAGCGCAGCCGCGCTCAGTTGCTGCAACTGGCCCTGCTGATTCCGGTGGGGGCGCTGGTGGCTGAGTGGCTGCTGCTGCAGCTGGCGGTGGCCAGCGGCGAAGGCGATGGGCGTCTGCCCGTGGGCGCCGACCTCCCGGGCGAAGCGGTGTTGCTCGGGGGGCTGCTGCTGGGGGTGCTGCTGATCAGCCCGCTGGTGGAGAGCTTCTTTGATCTGCTCACCCGGGCCCGGCTGCTGGAACTGGCCGACCTGGAGCGCCCCTTGCTGCGCCGGCTCTCCTGTGAAGCCCCCGGCACGTTTGAGCACACCTTGATGATCTGCGGCCTCGCCGAAGAAGGGGGCCGGGCCATCCAGGCCGACACCGACCTGATCCGCACCGGTGCGCTCTATCACGACGTAGGCAAACTGCACGGCCCGCAATGGTTCATCGAGAACCAGATGGGCAGCGACAACCCCCACGACAAGCTCGATGACCCGCAGCTGAGCGCCGGCATCCTTCAGGCCCATGTGGATGAGGGCCTCAAGCTCGCCCGCCGCTACCGGCTGCCTCGCCCCCTGGCGGATTTCATCCCCGAGCATCAAGGCACCCTCAAGATGGGGTACTTCCTGCATGAAGCCCGGCGGCGCGATCCCAACATCCGCGAAGCCGACTACCGCTACCGCGGCCCAATCCCCCGCAGCCGCGAAACAGCCGTGTTGATGCTGGCTGATGGCTGTGAGGCGGCGCTGCGCTCGCTTCCGCCCGACACCAGCGAACAGGAAGCCCGGGCGATGGTGCGCCGCATTGTGGAAGCCCGCTGGCGCGATGGCCAACTGCTGGATAGCGGCCTGAGCCTGGCGGAGCTGGAACTGCTGGTGCGTGCCTTCGTGCGGGTGTGGCGGCGGATGCGCCATCGTCGGATCCCCTATCCGATCCCAGCCCGCAAGGGCTACAGCGCCTGA
- a CDS encoding Rieske 2Fe-2S domain-containing protein, translated as MPSRSNQATSWTHAWYAVAFLRDLDPKRPTPFTLMGEDLVLWFERSSGQWRALADVCPHRLVPLSDGRLNEAGELECPYHGWTFNGEGRCTAIPQAQEGSTISPRSHCRGYATATGQGLLFVFSGDIAEAADHPLPLVPEIDQPGWLVQDTFRDLPMDALTLLENVLDVSHVPFTHHATVGRRENAGPVELELNSFGPEGFTGVWQEGPRRGKLGSEFTTYAAPCLMWHELTAKGFARIFTVVYATPIRRGECRLITRFPFKFNSPWPARLLRLRPEWLQHLGNHVVLEDDQLFLHWQERVLEQRGGSQDAMRSFHLSTSADRYVQALHDWVNRYGGEPFPGEPLPPRQGRHALMERYEAHTRHCRSCSGADRRLRQLQPLSWGLAAAAALAAAWLGAGLWGGLALLVAVAAALGGLRIQRWLELLRYGNGLPPRNR; from the coding sequence ATGCCCTCTCGCTCGAACCAGGCCACCAGCTGGACGCACGCCTGGTACGCCGTGGCGTTCCTGCGCGACCTCGACCCCAAGCGCCCCACACCCTTCACCCTGATGGGGGAAGACCTGGTGCTGTGGTTCGAGCGCAGCAGCGGCCAATGGCGGGCCCTCGCGGATGTGTGCCCTCACCGGCTGGTGCCGCTGTCGGATGGACGCCTCAACGAGGCCGGTGAGCTCGAGTGCCCGTATCACGGCTGGACCTTCAACGGCGAAGGGCGCTGCACCGCCATTCCCCAAGCCCAAGAGGGCAGCACGATCAGCCCACGAAGCCATTGCCGCGGCTACGCCACCGCCACGGGCCAGGGACTGTTGTTTGTGTTCAGCGGAGATATCGCCGAAGCAGCCGATCATCCCCTTCCACTGGTGCCGGAGATTGATCAACCCGGCTGGCTCGTGCAGGACACGTTCCGCGATCTGCCGATGGATGCGCTCACCCTGCTGGAGAACGTGCTGGATGTGAGCCATGTGCCCTTCACCCACCACGCCACGGTGGGCCGCCGCGAAAACGCCGGCCCGGTGGAGCTGGAGCTGAACAGCTTCGGGCCGGAAGGATTCACCGGTGTGTGGCAGGAGGGGCCGCGACGCGGAAAGCTCGGCAGCGAGTTCACCACCTACGCCGCACCCTGCCTGATGTGGCACGAACTCACGGCCAAGGGCTTCGCTCGGATTTTCACCGTGGTGTATGCCACGCCGATCCGCCGGGGCGAGTGCCGGCTGATCACCCGCTTCCCGTTCAAGTTCAACTCCCCCTGGCCGGCTCGGTTGCTGCGCTTGCGGCCCGAGTGGCTGCAGCACCTAGGCAACCATGTGGTGCTGGAAGACGACCAGCTGTTCCTGCACTGGCAGGAGCGGGTGCTGGAGCAACGCGGCGGCAGCCAAGATGCGATGCGCAGCTTTCATCTCTCCACCAGCGCGGATCGCTACGTGCAAGCGCTGCATGACTGGGTGAATCGCTACGGCGGCGAGCCATTCCCCGGCGAACCGCTACCGCCTCGCCAGGGGCGCCATGCGCTGATGGAGCGCTATGAAGCCCACACCCGCCACTGCCGCAGTTGCTCTGGAGCCGATCGGCGCCTGCGCCAACTGCAACCCTTGAGCTGGGGGTTAGCCGCTGCAGCGGCCTTGGCAGCGGCCTGGCTGGGCGCTGGGCTCTGGGGTGGCTTGGCCCTGTTGGTCGCCGTGGCGGCAGCTTTGGGGGGGCTACGCATCCAGCGCTGGCTGGAGCTGCTGCGCTACGGCAACGGCCTACCGCCCCGCAACCGCTGA
- a CDS encoding SemiSWEET transporter: protein MSAHPPAIAALGYAAASLTTVSFIPQAIKTLRTGDTRGISLRMYALFTAGIALWGIYGLLTGDGPLIAANAITLVAAGLILDRKCRAWWRERQGDQRLRGGRPLP from the coding sequence ATGAGTGCCCATCCACCCGCCATCGCCGCTCTGGGCTACGCCGCAGCCAGCCTCACCACCGTGAGTTTCATTCCGCAGGCGATCAAAACCCTGCGCACCGGCGACACCCGGGGCATTTCCCTGCGCATGTACGCGCTGTTCACCGCGGGCATTGCGCTTTGGGGGATCTACGGGTTGCTCACCGGCGATGGCCCACTCATCGCCGCGAATGCGATCACGCTGGTGGCAGCGGGGTTGATCTTGGATCGCAAATGTCGCGCTTGGTGGCGGGAGCGCCAAGGAGATCAGCGGTTGCGGGGCGGTAGGCCGTTGCCGTAG
- a CDS encoding RluA family pseudouridine synthase has product MKRSRAIRLEQLLSVWRYQVGTANAALPVIREGLDPAWIVHQAPDLLVLNKPHGLLCQPGLGPELADSLISRVQQRWPQAQLVHRLDRDTSGLILVALASELHRELSRMFAERQVQKRYVADVHGVPDQPHGLIEWPIAKLQHRPPLYGVDPAGKACSTRWRLLQAHGRCSRLELQPLTGRSHQLRVHLQAIGHPILGDPLYGPLASALDDPLGSRLHLHAAALHWLHPGSSESLAFDAPPPFSLPSP; this is encoded by the coding sequence TTGAAACGATCCAGAGCCATCCGGCTGGAGCAGTTGCTGTCAGTGTGGCGGTATCAGGTCGGAACGGCCAATGCAGCGCTGCCGGTGATCAGGGAAGGCCTCGATCCGGCCTGGATCGTGCACCAGGCTCCTGATCTGCTGGTGCTCAACAAGCCCCATGGCCTGCTCTGCCAGCCGGGCCTGGGGCCGGAGTTGGCCGATTCGTTGATCAGCCGGGTGCAGCAGCGGTGGCCCCAGGCGCAACTCGTGCATCGCCTCGATCGCGACACCTCGGGCCTGATCCTGGTGGCCCTCGCCTCAGAGCTGCATCGCGAGCTGAGCCGGATGTTTGCCGAACGGCAGGTGCAGAAGCGCTATGTGGCGGATGTGCATGGGGTGCCCGATCAGCCACACGGCTTGATCGAGTGGCCGATTGCCAAACTTCAGCACCGCCCGCCCCTTTACGGCGTGGATCCAGCGGGCAAAGCTTGCAGCACCCGCTGGCGCCTGCTGCAGGCGCACGGCCGTTGCAGCCGCCTGGAGCTCCAGCCCCTCACGGGGCGCTCCCATCAGCTGCGGGTGCACCTGCAGGCCATCGGCCATCCGATCCTGGGGGATCCGCTCTATGGGCCGCTGGCTTCAGCGTTGGACGATCCGCTCGGCTCGCGTTTGCATCTCCATGCCGCCGCATTGCACTGGCTGCATCCCGGTAGCAGCGAGTCGCTGGCCTTCGACGCTCCACCGCCCTTTTCACTCCCCAGCCCATGA
- a CDS encoding cell division protein SepF, with protein MDPLFPDAALNPQVWGAEVVLIQPTSLEGVQEAVMALRDHATVLLNLSSLPVDQMQRAADFMAGGAFALDAQQERLGERVLLFAPHFVQLHRA; from the coding sequence ATGGATCCTCTCTTCCCGGATGCTGCTCTGAACCCTCAAGTTTGGGGGGCGGAGGTGGTGCTGATCCAGCCCACCAGCCTGGAGGGGGTGCAGGAGGCCGTGATGGCCCTGCGGGATCACGCCACCGTGTTGCTGAATCTCTCCAGCCTGCCGGTCGATCAGATGCAGCGGGCAGCTGATTTCATGGCGGGCGGCGCCTTTGCCCTCGATGCTCAGCAGGAGCGGCTCGGGGAACGGGTGCTGCTCTTCGCGCCTCACTTTGTGCAGCTGCACCGGGCGTGA
- a CDS encoding DUF427 domain-containing protein — MAAMRERVADYPRPPALVVSEQLIEVRALGQVLAQTRRSLRVLETFHPPTYYLPPEAMRLEWLEPAVGHSFCEWKGVASYFSVVVGDQRLERVVWSYADPTPAFAALAGWFALYPGRMDGCWVDGERVEPQSGGFYGGWITSGLEGPFKGDPAHPELI; from the coding sequence ATGGCAGCGATGCGCGAGCGGGTGGCGGATTACCCGCGGCCGCCGGCCTTGGTGGTGAGCGAGCAGCTCATCGAGGTGCGGGCCCTGGGGCAGGTGTTGGCGCAGACCCGCCGCAGCCTGCGGGTGCTCGAAACCTTCCACCCCCCTACCTACTATCTGCCGCCTGAGGCGATGCGCCTGGAGTGGCTGGAGCCCGCAGTGGGCCACAGCTTCTGCGAGTGGAAGGGTGTGGCCAGTTACTTCAGCGTGGTTGTGGGCGATCAGCGCCTGGAGCGGGTGGTGTGGAGCTATGCCGATCCCACTCCAGCCTTTGCGGCGCTGGCGGGTTGGTTTGCGCTCTATCCCGGCCGGATGGATGGCTGCTGGGTGGATGGCGAACGGGTCGAACCGCAATCCGGAGGCTTTTATGGCGGCTGGATCACCTCCGGTTTGGAAGGGCCCTTCAAAGGCGACCCCGCCCACCCGGAGTTGATCTGA
- a CDS encoding Nif11-like leader peptide family RiPP precursor: protein MSLQQLDAFLAHARQQPQLAELLQQPLDLEDLLQLAQAEGFALNEQDVIEAQLREEAHLSDAELQRRAGEEARRLRHFIPG, encoded by the coding sequence GTGTCGCTCCAACAGCTCGATGCGTTCCTCGCCCATGCCCGTCAGCAGCCGCAGTTGGCGGAGCTCTTGCAGCAGCCGCTGGATCTGGAAGACCTGCTGCAGCTCGCCCAGGCCGAGGGCTTTGCTCTGAATGAGCAAGACGTGATTGAGGCTCAACTGCGCGAGGAGGCGCACCTCAGCGACGCCGAGCTGCAGCGCCGGGCTGGCGAAGAAGCCCGCCGGCTGCGCCATTTCATTCCCGGCTGA
- a CDS encoding aspartate aminotransferase, which translates to MKPAAAARRLSLVQQPVIPAMEQLIRQYRVALVSGSSFGLEGCCLRLSYGMLGSADLSEALQRLVKGLWALSRS; encoded by the coding sequence ATGAAGCCAGCGGCAGCCGCCCGCCGGCTGAGCCTGGTGCAGCAGCCGGTGATCCCGGCGATGGAGCAGCTGATCCGCCAGTACCGCGTCGCCCTGGTGAGCGGCAGCAGCTTCGGCCTGGAGGGCTGTTGCCTGCGGCTCAGCTACGGGATGCTCGGATCCGCCGATCTCAGTGAAGCGCTGCAGCGCTTGGTGAAGGGGCTCTGGGCCCTCAGCCGAAGCTGA
- a CDS encoding 2OG-Fe(II) oxygenase family protein: MAQPNDANASTSMEVLSLFPRYLLKGTLEPRLLEALQQLAQQVLADPGSTPDAAAKLAGQLALQRELGPQYPAVAELCASVLIPACERWIRHVIDQQPPQGRGPWTPGRYRLQMIDVWLNVQRAGDYNPTHTHGGSFSGVIFLQVPPQIVNDSFDGQLCFHGPEEWHIQSFRTGMAKYVLPVPGEFYVFPAWQPHSVAPFRGEGERWSLAFNVVAVPQQPGAPPAPPAQAPMRGNVSLSLGREKPGGFG, translated from the coding sequence ATGGCCCAGCCGAATGACGCCAATGCCTCCACCAGCATGGAGGTGCTCAGCCTGTTTCCTCGCTATCTGCTGAAGGGAACCCTGGAGCCGCGCCTGCTCGAGGCGCTGCAGCAGTTGGCTCAGCAGGTCTTGGCCGACCCCGGCTCCACCCCCGATGCCGCCGCCAAATTGGCCGGGCAGCTTGCGCTGCAGCGGGAGCTGGGGCCCCAGTATCCGGCGGTGGCCGAGCTGTGTGCCTCGGTGCTGATCCCCGCTTGCGAGCGCTGGATCCGTCATGTGATCGATCAACAGCCGCCCCAGGGCCGCGGCCCCTGGACCCCCGGCCGCTACCGGCTGCAGATGATCGATGTGTGGCTCAACGTGCAGCGCGCCGGCGACTACAACCCCACCCACACCCACGGCGGCAGCTTCTCCGGGGTGATCTTCCTGCAGGTGCCGCCCCAGATCGTGAACGACAGCTTCGATGGGCAGCTCTGCTTCCACGGCCCGGAGGAGTGGCACATCCAGAGCTTCCGAACCGGCATGGCCAAATACGTGCTGCCGGTGCCTGGTGAGTTCTATGTCTTTCCGGCTTGGCAGCCCCACTCCGTGGCGCCTTTCCGCGGCGAGGGGGAGCGCTGGTCACTGGCGTTCAACGTGGTGGCGGTTCCCCAGCAGCCTGGCGCCCCACCGGCGCCACCAGCCCAAGCCCCGATGCGCGGCAATGTGTCGCTCTCGCTGGGGCGTGAGAAACCAGGTGGGTTTGGTTGA
- a CDS encoding carbohydrate ABC transporter permease has protein sequence MAQPASGRPRSLLASGLQLALLLLIAVAMLVPLFWLVSTSLKGPAENIFTSPPALLPSQPSLEAYQRLFADNPMLGYIRNSAIVSGLAVLANLLFCSLAAYPLARMRFAGRGLVLALVVATILIPFQVVMIPLYLLMVQLGLRNTLWALIIPQAATAFGIFLLRQSFAGVPVELEEAARIDGCTPLGEWWNVMIPAARADLITLAMFVFIGTWSDFLWPLVILDDPNLYTLPLGLQQLASSFSLDWRLVAAGAVVSILPVLALFIGLQRYILPSASGDAVKG, from the coding sequence ATGGCTCAACCTGCGAGCGGTCGGCCCCGCAGCCTGCTGGCTAGTGGGTTGCAACTGGCCCTGCTGTTGCTGATCGCGGTGGCGATGCTGGTGCCGCTGTTTTGGTTGGTGAGCACCTCCCTCAAGGGACCGGCCGAAAACATCTTCACCTCGCCGCCGGCTCTGCTGCCCAGTCAGCCCAGCCTCGAGGCCTATCAGCGGTTATTCGCCGACAACCCGATGCTCGGCTACATCCGCAACAGCGCCATCGTGAGCGGCCTGGCGGTGCTGGCCAATCTGCTGTTCTGCTCGCTGGCGGCCTACCCGCTGGCGCGGATGCGCTTCGCTGGGCGCGGCCTGGTGCTGGCTCTGGTGGTGGCCACGATCCTGATCCCCTTCCAGGTGGTGATGATCCCGCTCTATCTGCTGATGGTGCAGCTGGGGCTACGCAACACCCTCTGGGCGCTGATCATTCCCCAGGCCGCCACCGCCTTCGGCATCTTTCTGCTGCGGCAGAGCTTTGCCGGGGTGCCCGTGGAGCTGGAAGAGGCGGCTCGCATCGATGGCTGCACCCCCCTGGGTGAATGGTGGAACGTGATGATTCCGGCAGCCCGCGCCGATCTGATCACCCTGGCGATGTTCGTGTTCATCGGCACCTGGAGTGATTTCCTCTGGCCGCTCGTGATCCTCGACGACCCGAATCTCTACACCCTGCCCCTGGGCTTGCAGCAACTGGCCAGCAGCTTCTCGCTGGATTGGCGCCTTGTGGCCGCCGGTGCGGTGGTGTCGATCCTGCCGGTTCTGGCCTTGTTCATCGGCTTGCAGCGGTACATCCTGCCCAGCGCCAGTGGCGATGCCGTGAAAGGCTGA